A part of Gramella sp. MAR_2010_147 genomic DNA contains:
- a CDS encoding DUF5686 and carboxypeptidase regulatory-like domain-containing protein yields the protein MLKKLLGLLFLLAISNAYAQITGVVKDKDGEPLPYVNIYTETGSKGTTTNEEGVYELKLTEAGKYTLVYQFLGYKTLKKQIEATDFPVKIDIILKTESTSLDEVTVQSGENPANRIIRNAITQRELNAEKLESFTADFYSRGLWRIKNAPKKILGQDVGDLGGGLDSTRSGIVYLSETISEIAYRKPDDFKEKIIASKVSGDDNGFSLNSAQEAYFSFYENTLEINSEMVSPIAEYAFNYYRYKLEGTFFDDQGNMINKILVTPKREGDRIFSGFIYIVEDLWQIYGVELTTTGQAIQVAPIEEIVFRQNYKYSEENKLYIQISQSVDFSFKIFGFGGDGRFTAVYSNYNFTPAFDKNSFGREILSFQQQANTKDSVFWEKQRPVPLTSEELEDYVSKDSIQEVKSTKKYKDSVDHVRNKFGLTDVLFGYSYQDSWKNRSFSISAPISGIGFNTIQGWNTDVTLTYSQRTGKDQENYWKVFSDIDYGLSEERLRLNGGFEKKFNNFNKAFLRVSGGVTSQQINPIEPISPLLNSITTIFFERNYMKLYEKSFASIGYGQDVFPGIRLFGQLGWENRQALTNHTEHVIIDWEDRNYTSNNPLQPFNSGSLPFAEHSIFKSNISADITFAQKYMSYPNGRYNVYESKYPKLKLSWEKGFGGDDEKYNFDHFKAQIRQELNLGNKGKFQYLMNGGLFSSAENIGLVDYQHFNANQTRIGFGSYVGKFNLMPYYDFSTNQDYAEFHAEHDFQGWILGKLPLINKLNFNLVLGAHRLTTAGRNPYSEYSIGIDNLGFGKYRFLRLDYVVSEFGGNRNGAFVFGLKF from the coding sequence ATGCTTAAAAAGCTGCTTGGCTTATTATTTTTATTGGCAATTTCCAATGCCTACGCGCAGATCACCGGGGTGGTGAAAGATAAAGATGGCGAGCCTCTCCCCTACGTAAATATTTATACTGAAACCGGCTCAAAAGGCACCACGACAAATGAAGAAGGTGTCTATGAGCTGAAATTAACTGAAGCAGGTAAGTACACGCTCGTCTATCAATTTCTGGGATATAAAACACTTAAGAAGCAAATTGAAGCTACAGACTTCCCAGTGAAAATTGATATTATTCTAAAAACTGAAAGTACCAGCCTGGATGAAGTAACAGTCCAAAGTGGGGAAAATCCCGCGAATAGAATCATCAGAAATGCCATAACGCAAAGAGAACTTAATGCAGAAAAATTAGAATCTTTTACTGCTGACTTTTATTCCCGTGGTTTATGGCGTATTAAGAATGCTCCAAAGAAAATTTTAGGCCAGGACGTGGGTGATCTTGGAGGAGGCCTGGATTCTACAAGAAGTGGAATTGTATATTTGAGTGAAACCATTTCAGAAATTGCTTATCGAAAACCAGACGATTTCAAAGAAAAGATCATCGCCTCTAAAGTAAGCGGTGACGACAATGGTTTCAGTTTAAATTCAGCACAGGAAGCCTATTTCTCTTTTTATGAAAACACCCTGGAGATTAATAGTGAAATGGTCTCTCCTATTGCAGAATATGCCTTTAATTATTATCGCTATAAGCTGGAAGGCACTTTTTTTGACGACCAGGGAAATATGATCAACAAGATCTTAGTCACTCCCAAACGTGAAGGAGACAGGATATTCTCAGGATTCATCTACATAGTGGAGGATTTATGGCAAATTTATGGCGTGGAGCTTACTACCACAGGCCAGGCCATTCAGGTTGCTCCCATCGAGGAAATTGTCTTCCGCCAGAATTATAAATATTCTGAAGAAAACAAACTTTATATACAGATCTCCCAAAGCGTGGATTTCAGTTTTAAAATCTTTGGATTTGGAGGAGACGGAAGATTTACCGCAGTTTACAGTAATTATAATTTTACACCCGCATTTGATAAGAACAGTTTTGGAAGAGAGATCCTGAGCTTTCAGCAACAGGCTAACACTAAAGATTCCGTCTTTTGGGAAAAACAAAGGCCGGTGCCGCTTACCTCGGAAGAGTTAGAGGATTATGTAAGTAAAGATAGCATCCAGGAAGTGAAAAGTACTAAAAAATATAAAGATTCAGTAGATCACGTTAGAAACAAATTTGGACTTACAGATGTTCTCTTTGGTTACTCTTATCAAGATTCATGGAAAAACAGAAGCTTTAGTATTAGCGCTCCCATTTCGGGAATAGGCTTTAATACCATTCAGGGTTGGAATACAGATGTAACCCTAACTTATTCCCAAAGAACAGGAAAAGATCAGGAAAATTACTGGAAGGTATTTTCAGACATCGATTACGGTTTGAGCGAGGAAAGGCTTCGTTTAAACGGAGGTTTTGAAAAGAAATTCAACAATTTCAATAAAGCATTTTTAAGAGTTTCGGGAGGAGTGACGTCTCAGCAAATTAATCCTATAGAGCCTATTTCTCCCCTTCTAAACAGTATTACCACTATATTCTTTGAAAGAAACTATATGAAGCTCTATGAGAAAAGCTTCGCCAGTATAGGTTACGGTCAGGATGTTTTTCCCGGAATAAGGCTTTTTGGTCAACTAGGATGGGAGAACCGTCAAGCCCTAACAAACCATACCGAGCATGTAATTATAGATTGGGAAGATCGGAACTACACTTCCAACAATCCGTTACAGCCTTTTAATTCTGGTAGCCTTCCCTTTGCAGAACATTCCATTTTTAAATCAAATATCTCTGCAGATATTACCTTCGCTCAGAAATACATGAGTTACCCCAATGGAAGGTATAATGTTTACGAATCAAAATATCCTAAATTGAAACTGAGTTGGGAAAAGGGATTTGGAGGAGATGATGAGAAATACAATTTTGATCATTTTAAAGCTCAGATTAGGCAGGAATTAAACCTTGGTAATAAAGGAAAATTTCAATATTTAATGAATGGCGGACTTTTTTCCAGTGCTGAAAATATTGGTCTGGTAGATTACCAGCATTTTAATGCCAATCAAACCAGGATTGGTTTTGGAAGTTATGTAGGAAAATTTAACCTGATGCCATATTACGATTTCAGCACCAACCAGGATTATGCTGAATTTCATGCGGAACATGATTTCCAGGGATGGATTCTGGGAAAATTACCTCTCATCAACAAGCTGAATTTTAATCTGGTCTTAGGAGCTCACAGGCTCACAACTGCCGGGAGGAATCCCTATTCTGAGTATTCTATTGGGATAGATAACCTTGGATTTGGCAAATACCGATTTTTAAGACTGGATTATGTGGTTTCAGAGTTTGGTGGAAATAGAAATGGCGCTTTTGTTTTTGGATTGAAATTTTAG
- the smpB gene encoding SsrA-binding protein SmpB, with amino-acid sequence MKNSINIKNRKAKFNYEFLDKYTAGIKLAGTEIKAIREGKANIAESFCEFNNHELFVINMHVEEYSHATHFNHNPRSQRKLLLQRRELRKLEKEVTNSGLTIIPLRLFINDRGLAKLQISLAKGKKLYDKRETIKDRESKRRLDRIQKEYK; translated from the coding sequence ATGAAGAATTCTATCAACATAAAAAACCGTAAGGCCAAGTTCAATTATGAGTTTCTGGATAAGTACACCGCTGGAATTAAATTAGCAGGAACAGAGATTAAAGCTATACGGGAAGGGAAAGCAAATATTGCAGAAAGCTTTTGTGAATTTAACAATCATGAACTTTTTGTTATTAATATGCACGTTGAAGAATATTCGCATGCCACTCACTTTAACCATAATCCCAGGAGCCAGAGAAAGTTGTTACTGCAAAGAAGAGAATTGCGAAAACTGGAAAAAGAAGTCACCAATTCAGGTTTAACCATCATTCCGCTACGATTATTCATTAATGATCGCGGGCTGGCTAAATTACAGATTAGTCTCGCCAAGGGTAAGAAATTGTATGATAAAAGAGAGACTATAAAAGATCGTGAAAGTAAGCGTCGCTTAGATCGAATTCAAAAAGAATACAAATAA
- a CDS encoding DUF6503 family protein produces MKYLSLLLIILLLSACSEKKKELTTDEIVNNAIKNAGGDRYKNAEIDFVFRNKAYKSIREGGKFQFERTEVDSAGNKVYDILNNDGLERYVNDTLVKLQDSLVLPVGNSINSVHYFVQLPFGLNAGAANKELLGKDSIAGREYYELKVTFEENGGGTDHEDEYLYWIDTQNFEVDYLAYNFEVNDGGIRFRKAFNHRIIEGIRFVDYENYKYEILSTPLQDLDSLYEKRELELLSLIETKDVKVKLGS; encoded by the coding sequence ATGAAATACCTATCGCTTTTATTGATCATATTACTTCTTTCAGCCTGTTCAGAAAAAAAGAAGGAGCTTACCACAGATGAAATCGTGAATAATGCGATAAAAAATGCAGGCGGGGATCGGTATAAAAATGCTGAAATTGATTTTGTATTCAGAAATAAAGCTTATAAAAGCATTAGGGAAGGTGGGAAATTTCAATTTGAAAGAACTGAGGTAGATTCAGCTGGAAATAAGGTTTACGATATCTTGAATAATGATGGTCTGGAGCGTTATGTGAACGATACTTTAGTGAAACTTCAGGATTCTTTAGTACTTCCGGTTGGAAATTCAATTAATTCGGTACACTATTTCGTTCAGTTGCCTTTCGGTTTAAATGCCGGTGCGGCCAATAAAGAACTTCTTGGAAAGGATAGTATCGCCGGGCGGGAATATTATGAGTTAAAAGTAACCTTTGAGGAAAACGGTGGCGGCACAGATCATGAAGACGAATATCTTTATTGGATAGACACCCAGAATTTTGAAGTGGATTATCTGGCTTATAATTTTGAAGTGAATGATGGTGGAATTCGGTTTAGAAAAGCATTCAATCATCGCATCATCGAAGGGATTCGGTTTGTAGATTACGAGAATTATAAATACGAAATTCTCTCAACTCCGCTTCAGGATTTAGATAGTCTTTATGAAAAACGAGAACTGGAACTTCTTTCACTTATAGAGACCAAGGATGTAAAAGTAAAACTGGGTTCTTAA
- a CDS encoding phosphoglycerate mutase family protein, with protein sequence MANIITLFFSIILSFGSNTEQQIPKPSNDSVTTFYLIRHAEKDRTNSENHDPALTENGLMRAINWAKVLKEVEFDAIYSTNYKRTIQTAKPLADLNKLEILQYDPAKLYDSNFQKTTSGRTVLVVGHSNTTPQFVNKILNKKQYENIDDSENGALFIVQVLEDGTVLSQMIYIN encoded by the coding sequence ATGGCAAATATTATTACACTTTTCTTTTCTATAATTCTGAGTTTTGGATCAAATACTGAACAGCAAATTCCTAAACCATCCAATGATTCTGTGACCACTTTTTATCTCATTCGGCATGCTGAAAAAGACAGAACAAACTCAGAAAATCATGACCCCGCTCTTACTGAAAATGGGCTAATGAGAGCTATAAACTGGGCCAAGGTTTTAAAGGAAGTTGAGTTTGATGCTATTTATAGCACAAATTACAAAAGAACCATCCAGACGGCTAAACCCCTGGCAGATCTTAACAAGTTAGAAATACTCCAATATGATCCCGCTAAATTATATGATTCGAACTTTCAAAAAACAACTTCCGGAAGAACGGTTTTAGTTGTGGGACATAGTAATACCACCCCACAGTTCGTCAATAAAATTTTGAATAAAAAGCAATATGAAAATATTGATGATTCAGAGAACGGAGCTTTGTTTATCGTACAGGTGTTGGAAGATGGCACCGTATTAAGCCAGATGATCTATATTAATTAA
- a CDS encoding esterase-like activity of phytase family protein has protein sequence MRQIILLLLLYIVLSSCAVTRKIENDNIQLRFLDEYVLASDIQVKKTLVGGLSGIDYKNGKYYLVSDQASNPRIYQADIDIFNNTIKNIEINQLIKVKKPANFSNKVLDLEAVSFDEMREEFVVTSEGMIDDGKDPGIYRLSNTGEIQNSFEIPEYFKAKKEQKPRNNGVFEGLTESYDQQAYWVAMESPLEKDSSKPKIFPSRSHVRITKFDKNTGEAIDQFVYKLDGIAKLPINYFAVNGVTEIIEYAQDKFLILERAYSAGYGSHGNTVKIFEVDASKASNTLNIDQLKGQKYQTAEKKLLFNFNSVKKQLTNKIIDNIEGMCFGPALQNGKKSLLLVSDNNFNSFAKQINQFILMEIDIKHPATVTN, from the coding sequence ATGAGACAAATAATTCTGCTTCTCCTTTTATATATAGTGTTAAGCAGCTGTGCAGTTACCCGAAAAATTGAAAATGATAATATTCAATTAAGGTTTTTAGATGAATATGTGTTAGCCTCAGATATACAGGTTAAAAAAACCCTTGTAGGCGGGTTATCTGGAATAGATTACAAAAACGGAAAATACTACCTGGTGAGCGATCAGGCATCCAATCCTAGAATTTACCAGGCGGATATTGATATTTTCAACAATACGATAAAAAATATTGAAATTAATCAACTCATAAAAGTTAAGAAACCCGCTAATTTCTCAAATAAAGTACTCGACCTGGAAGCGGTAAGTTTTGATGAAATGCGGGAGGAGTTTGTGGTGACCAGTGAAGGAATGATTGATGACGGTAAAGATCCCGGCATTTACAGACTGTCTAATACTGGAGAGATTCAGAATTCTTTTGAAATTCCTGAATATTTTAAGGCAAAAAAAGAACAAAAACCCAGAAACAATGGAGTTTTTGAAGGACTCACAGAAAGCTATGATCAGCAGGCATATTGGGTTGCAATGGAGTCTCCACTGGAAAAAGATTCTTCCAAACCAAAGATCTTCCCATCAAGATCGCATGTGCGCATCACTAAATTTGATAAGAACACAGGTGAGGCCATAGATCAGTTTGTTTATAAGCTGGATGGAATTGCCAAATTGCCTATTAATTATTTTGCGGTGAATGGCGTAACAGAAATTATCGAATATGCCCAGGATAAATTCTTAATTCTGGAAAGAGCCTATTCTGCAGGATATGGATCGCATGGAAATACTGTTAAAATATTTGAAGTTGACGCCTCTAAAGCTAGTAACACCCTGAATATTGATCAATTGAAAGGGCAAAAATATCAAACAGCGGAAAAGAAACTATTATTCAATTTTAATTCAGTGAAAAAGCAATTAACCAATAAAATTATAGACAATATTGAAGGGATGTGCTTTGGACCTGCGTTACAAAATGGAAAAAAATCTTTACTCCTTGTTTCTGATAATAATTTCAACAGTTTCGCTAAGCAGATAAATCAATTTATTTTAATGGAAATTGATATAAAACATCCGGCTACCGTAACAAATTAA
- a CDS encoding CsbD family protein, protein MNEDQIEGKWKQIRGEFKQKYGKLTDDDVKYSEGKFDEMLGRMQEKTGRSKEELKKEIDRW, encoded by the coding sequence ATGAATGAAGATCAAATTGAAGGAAAATGGAAGCAAATTCGCGGTGAGTTTAAGCAGAAATATGGTAAGCTAACCGATGATGATGTCAAATATTCTGAAGGAAAATTTGACGAAATGCTTGGTCGCATGCAGGAGAAGACCGGTAGGTCTAAAGAAGAATTGAAAAAGGAAATTGATAGATGGTGA